A window of the Thermodesulfobacteriota bacterium genome harbors these coding sequences:
- a CDS encoding right-handed parallel beta-helix repeat-containing protein yields MLPKPARRSAGGRRGIWAGGLRRAFLGLALLAWPPWGEAGAAVIRADTVWQGIVELEADCTVAQEATLLVLPGTVVRVARRWNEAEGRGVLLDIRGRLIAQGREDRPIFFTSAGGEPRAGDWAGIVFTRAGSRLSVLSHCTIEYADAAVQGGASRVLLEHCRLRRNRAGLAAFEEFAARLVACEVAGNEKGLYIEGTSRARVEQCRITDSTAAGVEVKHGAEPEILSSRIEGNGPAGIVCTLGAAPKIEGNVIRGHDRGIFVELMSHPLIRHNEIAGNETGIWAEKQVSPLVQRNIITGNGVGIYCNLAARPRIEGNDIFGNRLFALVLGDNQSLAAERLLPSRLPGQQPRSGPLAGRLAPAPFDSLGAEGPVVDARGNWWGAAGSDELGAMAPEGNVSFFEDGADKPTVDFLGAGGERTGARYPRDRVAFVPWRESPAVGERRQAAPVPSVQGRLTFRGEPVAGARVYAFAAGSGAVTGEEVALSPPSGPDGSFSLHLAPGSYVVLARRTSSPFPAAETGPGDLVSPKQTLSVETQRVSALDLTLSGEETP; encoded by the coding sequence ATGCTCCCTAAGCCCGCCCGAAGGTCGGCCGGCGGGCGAAGGGGGATCTGGGCGGGTGGTCTTCGGCGCGCCTTTCTCGGCCTTGCCCTTCTGGCCTGGCCCCCGTGGGGCGAGGCAGGGGCTGCCGTCATCCGAGCCGACACCGTCTGGCAGGGGATCGTAGAGCTCGAAGCGGACTGCACGGTGGCGCAGGAGGCCACCCTGCTCGTGCTGCCAGGAACGGTGGTGCGGGTGGCCCGGCGCTGGAACGAGGCCGAGGGCCGCGGTGTGCTCCTGGACATTCGGGGCCGCCTCATCGCCCAGGGGCGGGAGGACCGGCCCATTTTCTTCACCTCGGCCGGGGGAGAGCCCCGGGCCGGCGATTGGGCCGGCATCGTCTTCACGAGGGCCGGCAGCCGGCTCAGCGTGCTCTCCCACTGCACGATCGAGTACGCCGACGCCGCCGTCCAGGGCGGCGCGTCCCGGGTCCTCCTCGAACATTGCCGGCTTCGGCGCAATCGGGCCGGCCTGGCCGCGTTCGAGGAGTTTGCCGCGAGACTGGTGGCATGTGAGGTCGCCGGGAACGAGAAGGGGCTATACATCGAAGGCACCTCCCGGGCCCGCGTGGAGCAATGCCGGATCACCGACAGCACCGCGGCAGGCGTCGAGGTGAAGCACGGGGCAGAGCCGGAGATCCTCTCCTCACGGATCGAGGGCAACGGCCCGGCGGGCATCGTCTGTACGCTCGGCGCCGCCCCGAAGATCGAAGGGAACGTGATCCGCGGCCACGACCGAGGAATTTTCGTGGAACTCATGTCCCACCCCCTCATCCGCCACAACGAGATCGCCGGAAACGAGACCGGCATCTGGGCGGAAAAGCAGGTCAGCCCCCTCGTGCAACGAAACATCATCACAGGCAACGGGGTGGGCATATACTGCAACCTGGCCGCGCGGCCCAGGATCGAGGGCAACGACATCTTCGGGAACCGACTGTTTGCCCTGGTGCTCGGGGACAACCAGTCCCTGGCCGCGGAGAGGCTGCTGCCGAGCCGCCTTCCCGGTCAGCAACCCCGGTCCGGACCTCTCGCGGGAAGGCTCGCTCCCGCCCCCTTCGACTCGCTCGGCGCAGAAGGACCGGTGGTCGACGCCCGGGGAAACTGGTGGGGAGCCGCGGGCAGCGACGAGCTAGGGGCGATGGCTCCGGAGGGCAACGTGAGCTTCTTCGAGGACGGCGCCGACAAGCCCACCGTGGACTTCCTGGGCGCAGGTGGTGAACGCACCGGCGCGAGGTACCCGAGGGACAGGGTAGCCTTCGTTCCCTGGCGGGAGAGCCCGGCAGTCGGGGAGAGGCGCCAGGCAGCTCCGGTGCCTTCGGTGCAGGGCCGGCTCACCTTCCGGGGGGAGCCCGTTGCGGGAGCCCGCGTCTACGCCTTTGCGGCCGGGTCTGGAGCCGTGACAGGAGAGGAGGTCGCCCTCTCGCCCCCTAGCGGCCCTGACGGCAGCTTCTCCCTGCACCTCGCTCCCGGCAGTTACGTCGTCCTGGCGAGAAGGACGTCCTCTCCCTTCCCGGCGGCCGAGACCGGGCCGGGAGACCTCGTGAGCCCGAAACAGACTCTGTCCGTCGAGACCCAGCGCGTCTCGGCCCTGGACCTGACCCTCTCGGGAGAGGAGACACCTTGA
- a CDS encoding class I SAM-dependent methyltransferase → MRLGWAACAVALWIASSLQAAPCPVSRAWAEDAEGTSPRDHLDAERRALLLERPGRERSARPDAVLAALRLEAGQVVGDVGTGTGYFARRFARAVGPKGTVYAVDIEPYLLDEARRRAEEEGLANIVPILTGPEDSGLPEDSCDWIFLSHVYIHIADGVPYLEHLRTRLKPSGRIAVIGWEKGRYQPGLGPEDDRRLSGDQIAADLRAAGFEILEKLQVLPGKHFLIASPRP, encoded by the coding sequence GTGCGCCTCGGCTGGGCGGCGTGCGCAGTGGCGCTCTGGATCGCCTCTTCTCTCCAGGCAGCCCCCTGCCCGGTCAGCCGCGCCTGGGCGGAAGACGCGGAAGGGACCTCTCCCCGCGACCACCTCGACGCGGAGCGCCGGGCGCTGCTGCTGGAGCGCCCGGGGCGGGAGCGCTCTGCGAGGCCCGACGCCGTCCTGGCAGCCCTACGCCTGGAGGCGGGGCAGGTGGTCGGAGACGTGGGAACCGGGACAGGCTACTTCGCCCGGCGCTTCGCCCGCGCCGTGGGCCCCAAGGGGACCGTCTACGCGGTGGACATCGAGCCGTACCTCCTGGACGAGGCCAGGCGCCGGGCCGAAGAGGAGGGCCTCGCGAACATCGTCCCGATCCTGACGGGCCCCGAGGACTCGGGTCTCCCGGAGGACTCCTGCGACTGGATCTTCCTGTCCCACGTCTACATCCACATCGCCGACGGCGTCCCATACCTGGAGCACCTGCGCACCCGCCTCAAGCCAAGCGGCCGCATCGCGGTGATCGGGTGGGAGAAGGGGAGGTACCAGCCCGGCCTGGGGCCCGAGGACGACAGACGGCTCTCCGGGGATCAGATCGCGGCCGACCTGCGCGCCGCGGGCTTCGAGATTCTCGAGAAACTCCAGGTCCTGCCGGGCAAACACTTCCTCATCGCGAGCCCGCGGCCGTAA
- a CDS encoding DMT family transporter, with the protein MDERLFYGMAALASSASWALGAVLWRRLGDSLSPFGSNLAKGLIGSGLLAAALALVGAQPVSAPALAWLGLSGVLGIAVGDTFFFRSLMDLGPRLASLLGTLNPFFIALCAAAFLGERPAAAAWAGICLTAAGVGWVLWERTPEGGLRQERARGLRSGLVAVACTVAAVLLAKKGLEEVPPVQAALVRLSAGTLGLLAWGARTHVLGAQLRLLRQRAVLARAAAVVCVVTFGGFMLSLVALSRLDASIAGALGATSPLFVLPMAALWFREPVTVRSVIGTAVAVGGVALLLQA; encoded by the coding sequence GTGGACGAGCGCCTCTTCTACGGCATGGCGGCCCTCGCGTCGTCCGCGTCCTGGGCCCTTGGCGCCGTCCTGTGGCGGCGGCTCGGAGACTCTCTCTCTCCCTTCGGAAGCAACCTCGCCAAGGGCCTGATCGGGAGCGGCTTGCTGGCGGCGGCCCTCGCCCTGGTGGGCGCCCAGCCCGTCAGCGCTCCGGCACTCGCCTGGCTCGGCCTGAGCGGAGTGCTCGGCATCGCCGTCGGCGATACCTTCTTCTTTCGCTCTCTCATGGACTTGGGGCCACGGCTTGCGTCGCTCCTCGGGACCCTCAACCCGTTTTTCATCGCCCTGTGCGCCGCGGCCTTCCTCGGAGAGCGGCCCGCAGCCGCGGCTTGGGCCGGCATCTGCCTCACCGCGGCTGGCGTCGGCTGGGTCCTCTGGGAACGCACCCCCGAAGGAGGTCTCCGGCAAGAACGGGCGCGCGGCCTCCGCTCCGGCCTCGTTGCCGTCGCCTGCACCGTCGCGGCCGTCCTGCTCGCCAAGAAGGGGTTGGAGGAGGTCCCGCCGGTTCAGGCGGCGCTGGTCCGGCTCTCGGCGGGGACCCTGGGTCTGCTCGCCTGGGGAGCGCGGACCCACGTGCTCGGGGCGCAGCTTCGGCTCCTGCGCCAGCGCGCGGTCCTGGCCCGGGCGGCAGCCGTCGTCTGCGTCGTGACGTTCGGGGGGTTCATGCTCTCCCTGGTCGCCCTGTCCCGTCTGGACGCTTCCATCGCTGGCGCCCTCGGGGCGACGAGCCCGCTCTTCGTCCTGCCCATGGCCGCCCTGTGGTTTCGGGAGCCCGTGACGGTGCGCTCCGTCATCGGGACCGCGGTAGCAGTCGGAGGGGTCGCCCTGCTCTTGCAGGCATGA
- a CDS encoding dodecin family protein, producing MSSYQFIELVGTSTKSWEDATRQAIEDAKAIGMRELRVGEVVRMDVKMTGALITYRVRLQMSYKVSSLQEFSKMVQASAGDVNA from the coding sequence ATGAGCTCGTATCAATTCATCGAACTGGTGGGAACGAGCACCAAGTCCTGGGAAGACGCCACCCGGCAGGCCATCGAGGACGCAAAGGCCATTGGGATGCGCGAGTTGCGGGTCGGCGAGGTGGTGCGCATGGACGTCAAGATGACCGGCGCGCTGATCACCTACCGCGTGCGCCTCCAGATGTCCTATAAGGTCTCCTCACTCCAGGAGTTCAGCAAGATGGTCCAGGCAAGCGCTGGCGACGTCAACGCCTGA
- a CDS encoding biotin/lipoyl-containing protein, whose product IQGTLFVPRLAPRQERDRVRLAQWLVKPGEEVAKGQPLVTLEGGTQTWTIASPDKGVFVRPVKHRRDRVELGDTLGYVELDARVWKEEYAP is encoded by the coding sequence GCATCCAGGGCACCCTCTTCGTGCCCCGGCTCGCCCCGCGCCAGGAGCGCGACCGGGTGCGGCTTGCCCAGTGGCTGGTGAAACCCGGGGAAGAGGTGGCCAAGGGCCAGCCCCTGGTCACCCTGGAGGGCGGCACGCAGACCTGGACCATCGCCTCCCCGGACAAGGGCGTCTTCGTGCGGCCTGTGAAACACCGCCGAGACCGGGTGGAGCTCGGCGACACCCTGGGGTATGTGGAGCTCGACGCAAGGGTCTGGAAGGAGGAGTATGCTCCCTAA
- a CDS encoding coproporphyrinogen-III oxidase family protein has product MAPRDLILLAREEVERLDPDALTAAGLLPRQGLYFPSIYYPPIPMYPRAAEADLFRDFSYDRTRPCALYVHLPFCRSKCTYCHWVTCSAAPSAAVDDYLRDLAAEIGLLKRRLGVETLAPHSFLLGGGTPTVLSARQLEGLFQSLEGSLDLSRCAQITCEAEPGTLLGPEGADRLKVLRERGVDRLSLGVQSFQDGALASMGRRHTASDAVQAIQRVRRAGFPSLSVDLIYGYPGGTIEEWLATLETAVSQDVDALQLYRLRIVPHGDRPGAIGDTFAREPHRFPPVRETHAMKALGRLVTREAGLRESCRRVFSKGPSHDSRYLVDHCDRLSDVLGLGVSAWSNLQGRFYLNTAAGLEQYGEAVQRGRLPLDRGKVRSRQDHLRHALVLPLKHNGVSRRRFREATGCLPEEVFPDRLARLRDFGLVEADSAGLRLTERGTFFADEVAIQFYEPRYLPFPRTAYEEGPLNPYRGEGAQDLAASA; this is encoded by the coding sequence TTGGCACCCCGAGACCTGATCCTCCTGGCCCGCGAGGAGGTCGAGCGGCTCGACCCCGACGCTCTGACCGCGGCGGGGCTCCTCCCCCGGCAAGGGCTCTACTTCCCATCCATCTACTATCCGCCGATTCCCATGTATCCCAGGGCCGCGGAAGCGGACCTGTTCCGAGACTTCTCCTATGACCGCACGCGGCCCTGCGCGCTCTACGTCCACCTGCCGTTCTGCCGGTCCAAGTGCACGTACTGTCACTGGGTCACGTGCAGCGCCGCCCCGTCCGCCGCGGTGGACGACTACCTGCGGGACCTCGCGGCCGAGATCGGGCTCCTCAAGCGCCGTCTGGGGGTGGAGACCCTCGCTCCCCACTCGTTCCTCCTCGGCGGCGGGACCCCCACGGTCCTCTCGGCGCGGCAGCTCGAGGGGCTCTTCCAGTCCCTGGAGGGCTCCCTGGACCTGTCCCGTTGCGCCCAGATCACTTGCGAAGCCGAACCCGGGACCCTGCTCGGGCCGGAGGGAGCGGACCGCCTGAAGGTCCTTCGGGAGCGGGGAGTGGACCGCCTGAGCCTGGGCGTCCAGTCGTTCCAGGATGGCGCGCTGGCCTCCATGGGGCGGCGGCACACGGCGTCCGACGCCGTGCAGGCGATCCAACGGGTCCGGCGAGCGGGCTTTCCCAGCCTCTCGGTCGACCTCATCTACGGGTACCCCGGGGGTACGATCGAGGAGTGGCTCGCCACCCTGGAGACCGCCGTATCCCAGGACGTGGACGCGCTGCAGCTTTACCGCCTGCGGATCGTCCCCCACGGCGACCGGCCGGGGGCGATCGGGGACACCTTTGCCCGGGAGCCCCACCGCTTCCCGCCGGTGCGCGAGACCCACGCCATGAAGGCGCTGGGGCGCCTGGTCACCCGGGAGGCGGGCCTGCGCGAGTCCTGCCGGCGGGTGTTCTCGAAGGGCCCTTCCCACGACTCCAGATACCTCGTCGACCACTGCGACCGCCTCTCGGACGTGTTGGGCCTTGGCGTCTCCGCCTGGTCGAACCTCCAGGGGCGCTTCTACCTCAACACGGCGGCCGGCCTCGAACAGTACGGAGAGGCAGTGCAGCGCGGCCGTCTTCCCCTCGACCGGGGGAAGGTGCGGTCCCGGCAGGACCACCTGCGGCACGCCCTCGTGCTGCCCCTCAAGCACAACGGCGTGTCCCGCCGCCGGTTTCGCGAGGCGACGGGCTGCCTTCCCGAGGAGGTGTTTCCGGACCGCCTCGCCCGGCTGCGCGACTTCGGCCTCGTCGAGGCGGACAGTGCCGGTCTGCGCCTGACGGAGCGAGGAACCTTCTTCGCGGACGAGGTGGCCATCCAGTTCTACGAGCCCCGGTACCTTCCCTTTCCCAGGACCGCCTACGAGGAAGGACCGCTGAATCCCTACCGGGGCGAGGGCGCCCAAGACCTTGCCGCCTCGGCCTGA